The Pseudomonadota bacterium genome has a segment encoding these proteins:
- a CDS encoding SDR family oxidoreductase: MSLQGTNVVIIGGSSGLGLATARAALAKGAQVAVTGRSPERLRAIQSELGDGLETVAVDALDEAAMKAFLESRDRIDHLFVTIGTYVADHHLEPAMGALRGPVDTRLNAALHATKYALAKMSATSSITLMSGTASVRPIPGTSMSSASCGAIEGLMRGLAVDFAPIRVNALRAGFFDTPFLDDVLGDQRAAVVADLEARLLVGRIGRPEEAAAAVIFMMETGYVTGSCLTIDGGGSLI; the protein is encoded by the coding sequence ATGAGCTTACAAGGAACCAACGTGGTCATTATCGGCGGTAGCTCCGGGCTCGGGCTAGCGACCGCGCGAGCGGCGCTCGCGAAGGGCGCGCAAGTCGCCGTTACCGGCCGGTCGCCGGAGCGACTACGTGCGATACAATCAGAGCTTGGCGACGGCTTGGAGACGGTCGCCGTCGATGCGCTCGACGAGGCGGCGATGAAGGCATTCCTGGAAAGCCGTGATCGCATCGATCATCTGTTCGTGACGATTGGCACCTATGTCGCTGATCACCATCTTGAACCGGCAATGGGCGCGTTGCGCGGCCCGGTCGACACGCGCTTGAACGCCGCGCTGCACGCGACGAAATATGCGTTGGCGAAAATGAGCGCGACGAGCTCGATCACGCTGATGTCGGGTACCGCCAGCGTGCGCCCCATCCCAGGCACATCGATGTCATCGGCATCCTGTGGAGCCATCGAGGGCTTGATGCGTGGGCTCGCTGTCGATTTCGCGCCGATCCGGGTAAATGCGCTTCGCGCCGGCTTCTTCGACACCCCGTTTCTCGATGATGTACTCGGCGATCAACGGGCTGCCGTGGTCGCCGATCTCGAAGCGCGGCTGTTGGTTGGCCGCATCGGCCGCCCTGAGGAAGCTGCCGCCGCCGTGATCTTTATGATGGAGACGGGTTACGTGACGGGAAGCTGCCTCACCATAGATGGCGGCGGGTCCTTGATTTAA
- a CDS encoding acyl-CoA dehydrogenase produces MPVDFEPLYQQLRNRRAETRANRKMLPEIRDSVRESGVARILQPRSHGGAGGPLRDIVEALTQIGAACGSSGWVIAQYILHNYMVSQWPDEGREAVWGKDPKALVAGILVPSMGSYEVKDGGFSVSGRWQWVTGVDTCDWCIVTAYEKDNPGPETHRHFLLPREQLTILDTWYAIGLKGSGTNDVEMKQIFVPSYLSLTMAELRGGESPGGQWRDNPLYLLPSYSIFGLGITSGAVGIAREIAAEYNAIVSKKASVMSEQRVADFSSQQIKFAEAKCAADSAAEILRFAADEFFAIATEEARTPTDLERARCRALATFAGNTAMDSAKTVWDLSGALSVLNSSVLGGLYTDLIVANQHFTQNKDPNFKSYGRTLYGLPLDNITL; encoded by the coding sequence ATGCCGGTAGATTTTGAACCGCTGTACCAACAGCTCAGAAACCGGCGCGCCGAGACACGTGCAAACCGGAAGATGCTGCCCGAGATCCGTGACAGCGTCCGTGAATCGGGCGTCGCGCGAATTCTTCAGCCGCGCAGCCATGGCGGGGCAGGCGGTCCGTTGCGGGATATCGTTGAGGCGCTCACCCAGATCGGCGCGGCTTGCGGCTCGAGCGGCTGGGTCATCGCCCAGTATATCCTGCACAATTACATGGTTTCGCAGTGGCCGGATGAAGGCCGCGAGGCGGTCTGGGGGAAAGATCCGAAAGCTCTGGTCGCCGGCATCCTCGTCCCCAGTATGGGCAGCTACGAGGTGAAGGACGGCGGTTTTTCAGTGAGTGGTCGTTGGCAATGGGTGACGGGAGTCGATACTTGCGATTGGTGCATCGTCACCGCCTATGAAAAAGACAATCCTGGCCCCGAGACGCACCGCCATTTTTTGCTCCCGCGCGAACAGCTCACCATCCTCGATACCTGGTACGCCATTGGTCTCAAAGGCAGCGGCACCAATGACGTTGAAATGAAACAAATATTCGTTCCGAGCTATCTATCGCTCACGATGGCCGAGCTGCGCGGTGGAGAATCACCGGGCGGGCAGTGGCGCGACAATCCGCTTTATCTGTTGCCGAGCTATTCTATTTTTGGCCTGGGAATCACCAGCGGCGCCGTCGGCATCGCGCGGGAAATAGCCGCTGAATACAACGCCATCGTCAGTAAGAAAGCGTCGGTGATGAGCGAACAGCGGGTTGCCGATTTTTCATCGCAGCAAATCAAATTTGCTGAGGCCAAATGCGCCGCTGACAGCGCGGCTGAAATCCTCCGCTTCGCCGCCGACGAATTTTTCGCCATCGCGACCGAGGAGGCGCGCACACCCACCGATTTGGAGCGTGCGCGCTGCCGAGCGTTGGCGACGTTCGCCGGCAACACAGCGATGGATTCGGCTAAGACCGTGTGGGATCTCTCGGGCGCCCTCAGCGTTCTAAATTCTAGCGTGCTCGGCGGCCTCTATACCGATCTCATCGTCGCCAATCAGCACTTCACCCAGAACAAGGACCCAAATTTCAAGAGCTACGGACGCACGCTCTACGGTCTGCCTTTGGATAATATCACGCTCTAA